In Anomalospiza imberbis isolate Cuckoo-Finch-1a 21T00152 unplaced genomic scaffold, ASM3175350v1 scaffold_213, whole genome shotgun sequence, a genomic segment contains:
- the LOC137466447 gene encoding serine/threonine-protein kinase PAK 3-like, whose translation MCLEKSHTCTDTEREKGEKTQTRICRVPFTVCPGTFFPRLDRGVLHLQGLKDFFFLCCSFVSRGFGTVCMAVETATGEEVAIKKISLLEESSSELCLNEIQVMRGNKNANLVTFLDSYLVDEEVWLVMEYMDGGSLHDVIREIRMAEGEIAAVSRECLQGLDFLHSKQVIHRDVKSHNILLGLDGSVKLGGCCWPGSAVAGCGVGLPLGDCRFPDARGSAGCPAVSAEHSHKAQGGVAGKKG comes from the exons atgtgcctggaaaaatcccacacatgcacagatacagaaagagaaaagggagaaaagacccagacgagaatctgtcgtgttccatttactgtttgccccgggactttttttccgcggttggaccgcggtgtcctgcacttgcagggactaaaggacttcttctttctctgctgctcttttgtttctaggggttttggcacggtgtgcatggcagtggagactgccacaggagaagag gtggccataaagaaaattagtctcctggaagagagcagcagtgaactgtgcctgaatgaaatccaggtcatgcgtggcaataagaacgccaatcttgtgacctttctagacag ctacctggtggacgaggaagtctggctggtgatggagtacatggacggaggttctttacacgatgtcattagggagattcgtatggcagaaggagagatagcagctgtctctcgggag tgcctgcaaggcctggatttccttcactccaagcaagtgatccaccgagacgtcaaaagccacaacattctcctgggcttggacggatctgtcaagttgggtgggtgttgttggccaggctcagccgtggcgggctgcggtgtggggctgcctttgggtgactgccggttccctgatgcccgtggcagtgcaggctgccctgctgtgagcgcagagcacagccacaaggcgcagggaggtgttgctgggaagaaggggtag
- the LOC137466445 gene encoding serine/threonine-protein kinase PAK 3-like, whose protein sequence is MCLEKSHTCTDTEREKGEKTQTRICRVPFTVCPGTFFPRLDRGVLHLQGLKDFFFLCCSFVSRGFGTVCMAVETATGEEVAIKKISLLEESSSELCLNEIQVMRGNKNANLVTFLDSYLVDEEVWLVMEYMDGGSLHDVIREIRMAEGEIAAVSRECLQGLDFLHSKQVIHRDVKSHNILLGLDGSVKLADFGLSAQLTAEQSKRRSAVGTTYWMAPEIFSRKPYGPKVDIWSFGIVGMEMVEGAPPYLMMTSRTVQQLISTRGSPKLQNPRQQSAWLRDFLHCCLETDEDRRWSAQELLQHPFVTSAEPTSSLTPLIVATQQFMAERRY, encoded by the exons atgtgcctggaaaaatcccacacatgcacagatacagaaagagaaaagggagaaaagacccagacgagaatctgtcgtgttccatttactgtttgccccgggactttttttccgcggttggaccgcggtgtcctgcacttgcagggactaaaggacttcttctttctctgctgctcttttgtttctaggggttttggcacggtgtgcatggcagtggagactgccacaggagaagag gtggccataaagaaaattagtctcctggaagagagcagcagtgaactgtgcctgaatgaaatccaggtcatgcgtggcaataagaacgccaatcttgtgacctttctagacag ctacctggtggacgaggaagtctggctggtgatggagtacatggacggaggttctttacacgatgtcattagggagattcgtatggcagaaggagagatagcagctgtctctcgggag tgcctgcaaggcctggatttccttcactccaagcaagtgatccaccgagacgtcaaaagccacaacattctcctgggcttggacggatctgtcaagttgg ctgactttggcctttctgctcagctcaccgctgagcagagcaaacggagatcggctgttgggacaacttactggatggcgccagaaattttcagcaggaagccctatggccccaaagtggacatctggtcctttggcattgtggggatggagatggtggaaggagcgccTCCTTACCTGATGATGACCTCCCGCACG gttcaacagctgataagcaccaggggcagcccgaagctgcagaaccccaggcaacagtccgcttggttgcgagactttctgcactgctgcctggagacggacgaggacaggcgctggtctgcccaggaacttctgcag catccgtttgtaacctccgccgagccgacctccagcctgacgcctctgatcgtggcaacgcagcagtttatggccgagaggagatactag